The Toxoplasma gondii ME49 chromosome XI, whole genome shotgun sequence region TCCTCGGCAGCCTTTCTCCCGCGGGTCGTCAGGCAGCAACCAGGGAAGTCGAAGGCGAGTAAAAAAAGCGTTTTTCCAGAGCGCCTGCCCCCTCGAAGTTCAGATTTTTGTTCAAACTCGGAAAGGGAGCGCTTTCCCGTGCTGGCAAACTCCATGAACAAACAACGAGACTTGGGGTGGGTCGACTAGCTCCCGTAGGCTTCTTTCGACGTTGTTCAGGTCCCCCGAGGCCTGTTAAAGGCCTCGcatttcttcgtctctctcatcAACTGTCAGTTTATTTTTTTCTCCATCAAAAGCCCGTCCGTTCAAGGCGAAAGATTGGAGACCTAATCACGCTTCGGTGTCCCTCCCGTAGCTTGGTTTTTGTGTGGCAACCCAATCGCTGGCATGtggcttttcttttcgttaGTGCGCACTTTGAAAAAGAACTTCTCCTGCCCTTAGCCCGGGAACTGAGCAGGCGGCCTTTCTCGCACTGCGGAGGACTCAGAGTTTCAGTTGCTCAAACTGAGCTTGCTTGAAGCGCCTCTTGAGTCGATGCTTCTTTGAAATACGCAGTAGCGGCAGGGTTGTCGTCCTTCCTGCACTTCACGTCTCTTGCGTTTCTGAGCATTTGAGCCTCTTCCTCGTGACTCTTTTCTGCGCTTCGACCTGAAGTCTGCTAAAAGACTCGTCCCCAGAGGCCCGGACACCGGAGGGTAAATCCGAGGGAAAGGGCACGGGGAGAAGCGGGGCAGCGGGGAGAACGACGCAAGGGGGAGAAAGTCCAGGACAAAGGGAGACGTGGAGACGACagggagaaacaaaggatTCAACGGCTCTGAGAATACTGCGGTAAACTGGTGGAAAGGcggacgcgaggaagagaggggagagacagccagAAGGTGCCGTTCCAGAAGCACGCTGGTGCGAACGGCAGTGAGATTTTGTACAGACTCTCGTGGTGACTTTTTTCTTGCGTAGTCATGCACCACAGCACCcctgtctcgccttttctctctgcagagaagagttTCGGGAGAAACAAGCGAAACACACAGACTCTGTAAACGAAACTTCACACTTGCACTTGTCTTCGCCCACCGTTTAGACGATTCATCTCCCGACTTACAGACCGACTGCTACAATGGAGAACAACAGGTTCACTGCTTCGCCGTTCCCAGCGGCGCATCGCGCCCCAAAGCCTAaaccgttttcctctctttcttccacttttttttcttctctgtcgtcttcccGGTTCTCCTGGTCCCCCCTTAGCGCTATCCCTCTCCCTCCAGCCCTCTGTGCAGCCACGCAGcaggcgtcttctccttctccctcctcctcaccttcttcttcggaaGTCGAGCCGGCGACTTCTGCGAGGACCTCtgcgttgttttcttcgcgagTCTCTCAGCAGTTGGGCGTGGACGCGGCCGCAGCAtgtctcgcctctttcgGGGTGTCTCCCTTTGTGACGGTGATCGATCGCTCCATCGTCCAGGGTGCCGCGGGCAGGCGCCGCCTGTGGGACGCCATAGGCTCGGGCCTTCGGGACTTGGCGGTGAGGCCTCTGCATGTGCTCTCAGGACGCGATTTTCGTATCGTCTTTGGTGTCTACGCGGGGACCTACTTTGTCGCGAACAGTGCAGCGACCCTAGGCCGCGAGTTGCTGCTCCCGGAAGCGACGGCGGAACTTTTCAAGTTCTTGTCGACCACCGCAGCCAACATGTATCTTTGCATTCGAAAGGATATCATCTTTGCCCAGCTGTTCGGCGCCGCAAACGCCTCGCcgtccgcgtcttctccgtcgccaTGCCACGGAGTTGCTGGGCGAGGAGCTTCAGCGGTCGGCGCTGTTGAAAACGCGGTGAAGGCGACCTCTCGGAAGTTCCCTATGGTGTCtactctcctcttcgtcagTCGAGACGCCCTCACGATTGCCGCCTCCTTCAATGCGCCGGCCTACCTCGCCGCATGGCTCACGCGTCGAGCCGCGGCAGACGACCTGCGGCGTCGACGCGGAAGTTCAGAGTCCGCAGCGATTGGCTCAGATCTAGAGGCTGACATGCAGATGACGCGCGAAGAGCGGCGCGaggctgcgcatgcagacgggCGAATTCCAACGATGCCCCAGGCACACCGCGACTGGATGGGATCCGACCGCGACGACCCCGTCGCTGCTGGCGGAGGCGAGAGTGTCGGCGCGGCTCTTGAAGAAAAGCGAGTCTGGCATCGCTTTGTGCACCGTCTTGCTGCTGAAAAGAGTTTCGCGGATTCCACAGCGCAGCTGATTTGTCCTGTACTCGTCCAGTTTCTGTCCACTCCACTCcacttgctctctctcgacatCTACAACAAGCCCGGACAGTCTGGAATGCAAAGAGCCAAGTTCGTCGTCGGCGCGTACGCGGGCACCGTCGCGGCGCGTGCGTCTCGCATACTCCCCGCTTTCGGCATTGGTGGCATTCTCAACGCAAAAACTAAAGAGGCCCTCAGACAGTACACTCATGAAGAGACGCAATGAAGGACtccgacagaaaaggaaccAGTGAAAGGGAGGGGGGAGAACGGAAAGGAAAACTGACCGTGCCAcgagtgagagagaagctACAGGAGAACACAGCGGGAGGCTCGTAAAATGTAGAGTtcactgttttcttctttgacaagggtgaagacagaaagagggaCAGGACGATTGGAACTACCTCAAAAAGGCTGTCCGAGGGGAAAGACGCACAACGATGAGATTCAGCGTACCAGAGACAGTGAAAAGAATTTGTCACTTTCCTGTGAAGGATCGTGCATGCAAGTCACGCCAGAAGATTAGGACAATCGAACGTTCAAGGAAATCTGACCCGTGTAGGGAACTGCTGGGCGGGGAGACTTCAGCCCCTCACTGTCTCCATTCCCTGGGGGAGGTTCTTTGCCCAGAGGCAGCTCACCGGAGGGGCACATCGAGGATAGTTGCAGATGGGCAAAAGAGATTCCTGTTTCCTCAATGGCGCCTCTGACGGCTGCACTCTTCCCCTTCACATGTGAGTGCATTTCGTGTCTTTGCGCAAGGTCTGTAAGAGGTTCGGAGGGTTCTTTCGTTTCGAGAGCCCATGAATCAGGTGGACAACCTGTCATGCGTGCTTCTCCAGTCTCCGCTTGTCATGCGTCGCTTCCCTTGCTATGTGTTGCTGCCAACTTGACCGTGGGCGTGGTCGGGGTAGAAGCTTGTCTTCACGAGAAGACTTCGGATATTTCCACCATGTCCTCTCTACGACTgcctcttttcgcttcttctcgcacaGTGGATTATTTTATAAATGCAGAGCTCTGCAGCACGTAGAAACGAGATCACCTGTTTCCCGTTTTCCTCAACCACCCAAATTTGCACAGTGTGTTTGtatctgcagagaaaagtaGCAAACGAGCGGGGGAACGAAATCCACATGCGTCCGAGTTTTCCCGTTGGCCGACACAGATGCTCTTTGCGTTGTAAAGCAGTTCCCGAGAGAACGGGGAAGGTTTCAGGGACGTAAACGCTTGATTTCGTCTATGCTTCTTGTCCGTTCTTTAAAGTATGCCATTTGTCCTACTACGTTCTGTCGAACGTTCCAAGGCATTCATGATTCGCGCGAGTGCCTCAGCAGCCACAGAGGACATTCTTGACCGCTCTCCGGGGTCTTCATTGTGAAAGTGCTTCGGTGATATTCTTCCTAGAACGCGGCACAGAGCGTCACGCGACGGCGAAAGAGCACCGGAAACTTGCCCGGTGGGATTGACAGTTCCATGAAGTATTCCTCTACGCTTCTCGTTGGTAGCCTGGCGAACTGACAGCTTCTTCACACGTGGCTGAGGCTCTTTTCTTGCAGGGTCGGTGGAACCATATGAAATGGAAGACATGCGAACAATGTAtcaaagacacagagacacgaaagaaTTCTTCCGGATCTCTCATCTAATATGCCTACAAATAGCTAGAAACGTGTGTTTCCTGTGGTTAATGCTTCGTAATTTACCCTATTTTTATATACACGGCAGTTCCCGAGGCGTGCTCAGGACACCCACGCGCCTCCTCATAATGGCAGTCCACTACAGCCGCTCACTGCCTGAGACACACATTCCGGCTTTTCACGTGTCACGCTTGAAAGCGTATCACCCCCCCAAAACTCCGAATTTTGATGTACTGATACACTTGAATATGCGTCGGAAGGGTAAGGCGCTGGTGGAGGCCTAAGGACGTTAGCGGTCTGAAACATTCCGCGTTCCACAATGAGGGATGTGAATGATTGCCGgtggcagagaaaaaggctcTCCACTGGAGGCTCTAACGGCTCCGCGGACAGCCATTTTTTGCCCTCCGGCCCCGTCAGGTAGGCTTCTGTCGTtagagaacgagagagatACATCGTTTCGAGTACGAACGATCGGTTGCTTCCTCGCTTGTACCAGGGAACCGAAGAATATCGACAAAACATCAAAGGATGATGGCTGCAGGAAAACAGATCtgacggagacaccgcggAAGGACAGCCTCGCAATAGCAATACGGGCGCTGTCCTGCGACGATCCGTTGCGCTTTTCTCAAGTTGCAGGGCTCAGAAAGAACTCTGCCGACATTTCACAAGCTCCAAAAGGCCATTCCGCGAACACCTATGGCCACATGAGAATAGTTGAGGACCCACTCCTGCGAAGGCCTGAAACAGTGTTCCGTCGGAGCAAAAATGAACAAAGCGATCGGCCCCAGTTCTCTCCCCCACAATGTGCAGACCGATAAAGACAGTCGGGGTGAAAGGCGAGTCTTTATTTTTTATAACAACTTTGTGGGCACCCCCGCAGGGCAGGAAAGCCGCTCTAACACCTCCGTCACTCTAGAGAAAACCGAGAACAAATGGACTCCGGGAAGAAAACCTGCAGCCTGGTACCGCATTATGGCATGCACTGGATGTATATCTTCACGAGAAGAAGTCTCCTTTCAGGGCACTGCTGCGTCGTTCGTTCGTTTTCAAACAACTGGAATGAGACCAGACAAGGGTCTACTCACGAATCGCGACATCTGTGAATGCGTCACAGAGCTTGAGCGCTGGCGGGTGTGTGGAGTACAAGCCTGAAGGAAACGACCCAGCGCACAAGATCGACACTTTCACGccagaacgcatgcactcgaaaTCTACTCCATCGTGACAGTTTTATCTTCGTGGTCTTCGAAAAGGTCGAGACGGGTGGGGGAGAAGCGTGTTCTATCCCCCGAACAATTTGGAACGGAAATGAACGACTGTGGGGCaaatcgagagaagaaagaagacccaGTGTATCTCCGAAAGCTCAAAACTCAAATCTGTGCGGGACTTACAAACTTCGGCGTCAAAGCAAGCGATTAGCTGCTCACTGACGAGTTGTTCATCAGGGTTGCCCGACGGGCAGCCTTGCTCCAGAAGAATGACTGAatctttgcatgcgctcagCTTGAATTTCGGGTctggcttcttcttttcctccgcaTCGCAGGAACATTTGAAATGGATGTTATCCGTGTGCTTTGGCCTCTCCGGCTTGTTGATGCGAATGTCGAAGGAGTAGTTGTACTTAGCCAGTTGACCGTCGATCACGAGGAAGACATCGATGTCCGTTTCGCTCGTTTTCTTGGCTGTCACCTGGAAGTCTTTTCCGAACTGCAGAGCCCGCGTAGTCTTGG contains the following coding sequences:
- a CDS encoding hypothetical protein (encoded by transcript TGME49_216660), translated to MENNRFTASPFPAAHRAPKPKPFSSLSSTFFSSLSSSRFSWSPLSAIPLPPALCAATQQASSPSPSSSPSSSEVEPATSARTSALFSSRVSQQLGVDAAAACLASFGVSPFVTVIDRSIVQGAAGRRRLWDAIGSGLRDLAVRPLHVLSGRDFRIVFGVYAGTYFVANSAATLGRELLLPEATAELFKFLSTTAANMYLCIRKDIIFAQLFGAANASPSASSPSPCHGVAGRGASAVGAVENAVKATSRKFPMVSTLLFVSRDALTIAASFNAPAYLAAWLTRRAAADDLRRRRGSSESAAIGSDLEADMQMTREERREAAHADGRIPTMPQAHRDWMGSDRDDPVAAGGGESVGAALEEKRVWHRFVHRLAAEKSFADSTAQLICPVLVQFLSTPLHLLSLDIYNKPGQSGMQRAKFVVGAYAGTVAARASRILPAFGIGGILNAKTKEALRQYTHEETQ